A window from Cryptomeria japonica chromosome 1, Sugi_1.0, whole genome shotgun sequence encodes these proteins:
- the LOC131048239 gene encoding uncharacterized protein LOC131048239 gives MCIMCVASRWSRRIVTMLPCVVIPLLLLWALSQALPPRLRFELTSPRLACVFVLLVILGWYEVIMPRLLLWRARRSALLRDRRRIQAQEAAKWRKEATRRCRNCLTAYRDQAPAGGRFMCTYCGHVSRRPVLDIPGIASGLVSSGIPSSAVLLKGGIAQIGIPVQSLYGGKNLKSWNGKGWPVGTGWSGGKSKMGDSPWAKEWPGGDSWLRGSWPGGPNYLGGNNNMFGDVFGGGEKCSACESYPRVVIFFLRIVGFFIFCIRWFWKKIFRRGSLGGEQSLSSGSKGCLRKGEEGYNGQGTKGEKARRKAEERRQARLEKEMREEEERKQREEVARLVEEQRRIRDEKSKAERESEQELTAQREKEIRREREADRKRQDKVHEKNKRVPKDKPQADGEEVRKKEQENGKKEEIARKGESRIREGAKTAPFLATIKKGGKNFRVFSTDTGIKSNEQGMKGGINSVFKAGSSRYLVPVKGTFQSPPKTSAWQSNNTMSLPSKSFLMNLKLGTQPTKPVNSGDVALFSDSSNSVGCTTCTGNMDSAWNKTDWTKSRGKGGNIITESVSRQELGNANGKGDKDSSTVEAQNPSGNCVSHSPGIKQLHPRVGFQLQPSSPMAENTNSLDSHLTCPSASCLVVTPPYVRSSLEHDTQFEVGKKSINEAPVSLSSSHFANVLLTSAATTSMPDSSVPEYISQPMNLDNSVPSHVNISPDKSVPAEGNPIEEFLSPRNPVSLKMPVSESLNSSSLNLKTKVISDAQTIRVSSPMGAPVRTPIQRPAPIELPISKLLPSDIVDEVHITGDQFPPITEPWGLRSLSLDCPHDAFKQFKWQMWETPQLGQNSLPNLVGLSRLPVGNGVFKQGNDFLPPCSEGTLMSPFEPESHLPSSLFSPQQKSSNRIQSSSNPIGGASISTSNSLWLNQPAFESAEEIWNIPNHHQVTPSFSNGGMKGEVEDSVITTDCRPYEQNKSNFWPKSGKDAMDKSKWSAEAASENSCWLTTIKASERPHIAGIYPPPHVQSVWSYK, from the exons ATGTGTATTATGTGCGTGGCATCACGGTGGTCACGGCGGATTGTTACCATGTTGCCGTGTGTCGTGATTCCTCTTCTACTTTTATGGGCACTTTCACAGGCGCTTCCTCCGCGTCTTAGGTTTGAGCTCACCTCCCCTCGGTTGGCATGTGTTTTTGTGCTTCTGGTTATCCTTGGATGGTATGAAGTCATAATGCCGCGGCTTTTGTTGTGGAGAGCGAGGAGGAGTGCTCTTTTGAGGGACAGGAGAAGAATTCAGGCCCAAGAAGCTGCCAAATGGCGTAAGGAGGCGACAAGGAGGTGCAGGAACTGTTTGACAGCTTACAGGGATCAGGCACCTGCAGGAGGCAGGTTTATGTGTACATACTGCGGTCATGTCTCACGGAGGCCTGTTTTAGATATACCTGGCATTGCCTCTGGGCTTGTTAGTTCAGGGATTCCATCAAGTGCAGTTCTCTTAAAAGGGGGAATAGCTCAAATTGGCATTCCCGTTCAAAGTCTCTATGGGGGAAAGAATCTCAAGTCATGGAATGGGAAAGGATGGCCTGTAGGGACTGGATGGTCTGGAGGCAAGTCAAAGATGGGCGATAGCCCTTGGGCAAAAGAATGGCCTGGCGGTGACTCATGGTTAAGGGGATCTTGGCCAGGAGGGCCCAATTATTTGGGAGGCAACAATAACATGTTTGGAGATGTGTTTGGGGGAGGGGAAAAATGTTCTGCTTGTGAGTCATATCCGAGAGTTGTTATTTTCTTCTTGAGAATTGTAGGATTTTTTATCTTCTGCATAAGATGGTTTTGGAAAAAGATTTTCAGAAGAGGTTCTCTAGGGGGTGAGCAATCATTAAGTTCTGGATCAAAGGGATGCTTGAGGAAGGGTGAAGAAGGATACAATGGTCAAGGAACTAAAGGAGAAAAAGCCCGGAGAAAGGCAGAAGAGAGAAGACAGGCTAGGTTAGAGAAAGAAATgcgagaagaagaagagagaaaacagCGAGAAGAGGTGGCTAGATTGGTGGAGGAACAGAGAAGGATAAGAGATGAGAAATCGAAGGCTGAAAGAGAGAGTGAACAGGAACTTACTGCACAGAGGGAGAAGGAAATTAGAAGGGAGAGGGAAGCAGATAGGAAACGTCAAGATAAGGTACATGAAAAGAATAAGAGGGTGCCTAAGGATAAACCACAAGCTGATGGAGAGGAAGTGaggaagaaagaacaagaaaatGGAAAGAAGGAAGAAATAGCACGGAAGGGAGAAAGCAGAATTAGGGAGGGGGCAAAAACTGCACCTTTCCTTGCTACAATTAAAAAGGGTGGTAAAAACTTTAGAGTGTTTAGTACAGACACTGGAATAAAAAGTAATGAGCAGGGTATGAAGGGAGGAATTAATAGTGTTTTCAAGGCTGGTAGCTCTCGATATTTAGTTCCTGTGAAAGGGACATTTCAATCTCCTCCCAAAACTTCTGCTTGGCAATCAAACAATACTATGTCATTGCCTAGTAAGAGTTTTCTAATGAATTTGAAACTTGGGACACAGCCAACAAAACCAGTTAATTCTGGTGATGTTGCTTTATTTTCAGACAGCAGCAATTCTGTTGGTTGCACCACATGTACAGGGAACATGGATTCTGCTTGGAATAAAACAGACTGGACAAAATCTCGGGGGAAAGGAGGCAACATTATAACTGAAAGTGTTTCTAGACAAGAACTTGGTAATGCTAATGGTAAGGGAGATAAAGATTCTAGCACCGTTGAAGCTCAGAACCCTTCAGGGAATTGTGTCAGCCACAGTCCAGGAATTAAACAGTTGCATCCTCGT GTGGGCTTTCAACTGCAGCCATCATCTCCAATGGCAGAGAACACAAACTCATTGGATTCTCATCTTACATGTCCTTCAGCATCATGCTTAGTAGTTACTCCCCCATACGTGAGAAGTTCATTGGAACATGATACACAGTTTGAGGTTGGCAAAAAGTCTATAAATGAAGCTCCAGTTTCGTTGTCTTCGAGCCATTTTGCCAATGTCTTACTTACTTCAGCAGCCACTACATCAATGCCAGACAGTTCAGTTCCAGAGTATATTTCCCAACCAATGAATTTAGACAACTCTGTTCCATCTCATGTTAATATATCACCAGATAAGTCAGTACCAGCTGAAGGTAATCCTATTGAAGAGTTTTTAAGTCCACGGAATCCTGTCTCTTTGAAAATGCCGGTCTCTGAATCACTTAACAGCTCTTCTTTGAACCTTAAAACCAAAGTTATATCTGACGCACAGACAATCAGGGTCTCGTCTCCCATGGGTGCACCTGTACGTACTCCTATCCAGAGACCTGCACCAATTGAGTTGCCTATCTCCAAATTGTTGCCTTCGGATATTGTTGATGAAGTGCACATCACTGGAGATCAGTTTCCTCCAATTACAGAACCTTGGGGCTTACGATCATTGTCTCTAGATTGTCCACACGATGCATTTAAACAATTCAAATGGCAGATGTGGGAGACACCACAGCTTGGACAGAATAGCCTTCCTAATTTAGTAGGACTTTCTCGCCTACCTGTTGGCAATGGTGTGTTTAAACAGGGAAATGATTTTTTACCCCCATGTTCTGAGGGAACTTTGATGTCACCATTTGAACCTGAATCTCATCTCCCTTCATCCCTTTTCTCTCCACAACAGAAGTCTAGTAACCGAATCCAAAGCAGCAGCAACCCCATAGGTGGGGCATCAATTTCAACTAGTAATAGTTTGTGGCTGAATCAGCCAGCATTTGAATCTGCAGAAGAAATTTGGAATATTCCCAATCATCATCAGGTGACCCCCAGTTTTTCCAATGGAGGTATGAAAGGAGAAGTGGAAGATTCTGTTATCACTACGGATTGCCGCCCATACGAGCAGAATAAAAGCAACTTTTGGCCCAA